From one Triticum urartu cultivar G1812 chromosome 3, Tu2.1, whole genome shotgun sequence genomic stretch:
- the LOC125545401 gene encoding uncharacterized protein LOC125545401 has product MSLACLVCHGMSSPSQSFRSYSVSSSEEENRCGAAVACLSRKILAAGPANRVGTSKVTPVMATGQGIEGAPRLQRSRAVSRDLVRDWNFDEIVVGN; this is encoded by the coding sequence ATGAGTCTAGCGTGTCTCGTATGCCATGGCATGAGCAGCCCTTCACAGTCTTTCAGAAGTTATTCAGTCTCAAGCTCAGAGGAGGAAAACAGGTGTGGAGCTGCTGTTGCCTGCCTATCGCGGAAAATTTTGGCCGCAGGACCTGCTAACCGTGTGGGAACCTCAAAGGTGACACCTGTAATGGCCACTGGACAAGGCATTGAGGGTGCTCCTCGCCTTCAACGGAGCCGTGCTGTTTCAAGGGATCTTGTCAGGGACTGGAACTTCGACGAGATCGTTGTTGGGAACTAG